Proteins from a single region of Nocardiopsis dassonvillei subsp. dassonvillei DSM 43111:
- a CDS encoding ABC transporter ATP-binding protein — translation MSLIDIRDVSMAHGRHRVLHGIDLRVEPGRVYGLLGPNGSGKTTLLKSVLGANDHTGAIERAPGLRVGRLIEYPAFYGGLTLRENLELHARYLRTPLDEVPGLLAEVGLGERADLRFSRTSLGMRQRLGIARALLGEPGLVLLDEPTNGLDPIGIRDIRELVRAVQRERGTSMIVSSHNLTEIASLADHLLFMRAGRIVRRMDADEVEGDLEDLYATVLGEDA, via the coding sequence GTGAGCCTGATCGACATCCGCGACGTCTCCATGGCCCACGGCCGCCACCGCGTCCTGCACGGGATCGACCTGCGGGTCGAACCCGGGCGGGTCTACGGGCTGCTCGGCCCCAACGGCTCGGGCAAGACCACCCTGCTCAAGTCGGTGCTGGGCGCCAACGACCACACCGGCGCCATCGAGCGCGCGCCGGGCCTGCGCGTGGGCCGCCTGATCGAGTACCCCGCGTTCTACGGCGGCCTGACCCTGCGGGAGAACCTGGAGCTGCACGCCCGCTACCTGCGCACGCCCCTGGACGAGGTCCCCGGCCTGCTGGCGGAGGTCGGCCTGGGCGAGCGGGCGGACCTGCGCTTCTCGCGCACCTCCCTGGGCATGAGGCAGCGGCTCGGCATCGCCCGGGCGCTCCTGGGCGAACCCGGGCTGGTGCTGCTGGACGAGCCCACCAACGGCCTCGACCCCATCGGCATCCGCGACATCAGGGAGCTGGTCCGGGCCGTCCAGCGCGAACGGGGCACGAGCATGATCGTCTCCAGCCACAACCTGACCGAGATCGCCTCCCTGGCCGACCACCTGCTGTTCATGAGAGCGGGCCGGATCGTGCGGCGCATGGACGCCGACGAGGTCGAGGGCGACCTTGAGGACCTGTACGCGACGGTCCTGGGGGAGGACGCATGA
- a CDS encoding ABC transporter permease, which translates to MRTLLANELRKIRRERFVWAVLVLNVVPLAMVVVDYAVNGGEPTLERFYFTFHNQYTMVLPLVVCATVAACFHTEFRNGTYFEWLTCGRSKPALWAAKLAVACALVAVMAAVNHVGLVVFLLMENPGAGIGRMSAAYWLLVGVCVASVALLCALLTLVTRNVVIVNVFGIGLTVATLVFMAADFSYVVPTCFAYRLSVGVVVPDAAYPDLGQALAVGWTVTALSLLLPLAANLLVITRRRYLH; encoded by the coding sequence ATGAGGACGCTGCTGGCCAACGAACTCCGCAAGATCCGCCGGGAGCGCTTCGTCTGGGCCGTCCTCGTGCTCAACGTCGTCCCGCTGGCGATGGTGGTCGTCGACTACGCCGTGAACGGCGGGGAGCCCACCCTGGAGCGGTTCTACTTCACCTTCCACAACCAGTACACGATGGTCCTGCCCCTGGTGGTGTGCGCGACCGTCGCGGCCTGCTTCCACACCGAGTTCCGCAACGGCACCTACTTCGAGTGGCTCACCTGCGGCCGCTCCAAGCCCGCGCTGTGGGCCGCGAAGCTGGCCGTCGCGTGCGCGCTGGTGGCGGTGATGGCGGCGGTGAACCACGTGGGGCTGGTGGTGTTCCTGCTGATGGAGAACCCCGGAGCCGGGATCGGGCGGATGAGCGCCGCCTACTGGCTGCTGGTCGGCGTGTGCGTCGCCTCGGTGGCGCTGCTGTGCGCCCTGCTGACGCTGGTGACCCGCAACGTCGTCATCGTGAACGTGTTCGGGATCGGCCTGACCGTGGCCACGCTGGTGTTCATGGCCGCCGACTTCTCGTACGTGGTCCCGACCTGCTTCGCCTACCGGCTCAGCGTGGGCGTGGTCGTGCCCGACGCGGCCTACCCCGACCTCGGACAGGCGCTCGCGGTCGGCTGGACGGTGACGGCGTTGTCCCTGCTGCTGCCGCTGGCGGCCAACCTGCTGGTCATCACCCGGCGCCGCTACCTGCACTGA
- a CDS encoding class IV adenylate cyclase has product MREIEAKYRVADPAALLAALDSAGVALSAPAEQDDQAYAPPGWEFGMPKAGRAFARLRTQGGEHVLTAKTPAANPLEYVEHETAVADRDQMHRVLLQFGYVPALRIVKTRRVGRAGAITVCVDELRGVGVFLEVELTVDDDRDGPAVQARLDAWVRSLGADLERTTDGYDVLVRAAAAS; this is encoded by the coding sequence ATGCGTGAGATCGAGGCCAAGTACCGCGTCGCCGACCCCGCCGCGCTCCTGGCCGCCCTCGACTCCGCCGGGGTGGCCCTCTCCGCGCCCGCCGAGCAGGACGACCAGGCCTACGCCCCGCCCGGGTGGGAGTTCGGCATGCCCAAGGCGGGACGCGCCTTCGCCCGGCTGCGCACCCAGGGCGGCGAGCACGTCCTCACCGCCAAGACCCCGGCCGCCAACCCCCTGGAGTACGTGGAGCACGAGACCGCCGTCGCCGACCGTGATCAGATGCACCGGGTCCTCCTCCAGTTCGGCTACGTCCCGGCCCTGCGCATCGTCAAGACCCGCCGGGTCGGCCGGGCGGGCGCGATCACCGTGTGCGTGGACGAGTTGCGCGGTGTGGGCGTGTTCCTGGAGGTCGAGCTGACCGTGGACGACGACCGCGACGGCCCTGCGGTCCAGGCCCGGCTCGACGCGTGGGTGCGCTCGCTCGGAGCGGACCTGGAGCGCACCACCGACGGCTACGACGTCCTCGTGCGGGCCGCCGCGGCGAGCTGA
- a CDS encoding enolase C-terminal domain-like protein yields the protein MSTPTIASVDVVPVAGRDSMLLNLSGAHGPFFTRNIAILTDSEGRTGLGEVPGGEPIRATIADAAELLVGRPVAELNPLLRRVQDAFADRDRGGRGEQTFDLRTTVHAVTALESALLDLLGQHLGVPVCDLLGEGRRRERVPMLGYLFYVGDRDRTPLPYPEAKDPADDWERLRTEPALTPEAVVALAEAARSRYGFRDFKLKGGVLAGEEEAAAVRALAARFPDARVTIDPNGAWSLAEATALCSDLHGVLAYAEDPCGAEGGYSAREVMAEFRRATGLRTATNMIATDWRQMAHSVRVNAVDIPLADPHFWTMRGSVRVAQLCEDFGLTWGSHSNNHFDISLAMFTHVGAAAPGDITALDTHWIWQDGQALTRRPLRIEDGAVTVPTAPGLGVELDRDALAAAHELYLEHGLGARDDAAAMRHLVPDWTFDPKRPAMVR from the coding sequence ATGAGCACGCCCACCATCGCCTCCGTCGACGTGGTGCCGGTGGCCGGACGCGACAGCATGCTGCTCAACCTCAGCGGCGCCCACGGCCCCTTCTTCACCCGCAACATCGCCATCCTCACCGACAGCGAGGGGCGCACCGGCCTGGGCGAGGTCCCCGGCGGCGAGCCCATCCGCGCCACCATCGCCGACGCCGCCGAACTGCTCGTCGGACGCCCCGTCGCCGAGCTCAACCCCCTCCTGCGCCGCGTCCAGGACGCCTTCGCCGACCGCGACCGGGGCGGGCGGGGCGAGCAGACCTTCGACCTGCGCACCACCGTGCACGCGGTCACCGCCCTGGAGTCGGCCCTGCTCGACCTGCTGGGCCAGCACCTGGGCGTGCCCGTCTGCGACCTGCTCGGCGAGGGCCGCCGACGCGAGCGGGTGCCCATGCTGGGCTACCTGTTCTACGTCGGCGACCGCGACCGCACACCGCTGCCCTACCCCGAGGCCAAGGACCCCGCCGACGACTGGGAGCGCCTGCGCACCGAGCCCGCGCTCACCCCCGAGGCCGTCGTCGCCCTGGCCGAGGCGGCCCGGAGCCGCTACGGCTTCCGCGACTTCAAGCTCAAGGGCGGGGTGCTGGCGGGCGAGGAGGAGGCCGCGGCGGTCCGCGCCCTGGCCGCGCGCTTCCCCGACGCCCGCGTCACCATCGACCCCAACGGCGCCTGGTCGCTGGCCGAGGCGACCGCGCTCTGCTCCGACCTGCACGGCGTCCTGGCCTACGCCGAGGACCCCTGCGGCGCCGAGGGCGGCTACTCCGCGCGCGAGGTCATGGCGGAGTTCCGGCGGGCCACCGGCCTGCGCACCGCCACCAACATGATCGCCACCGACTGGCGCCAGATGGCGCACAGCGTGCGCGTCAACGCGGTGGACATCCCGCTGGCCGACCCGCACTTCTGGACCATGCGCGGCTCGGTGCGCGTGGCCCAGCTGTGCGAGGACTTCGGTCTGACCTGGGGCTCGCACTCCAACAACCACTTCGACATCTCCCTGGCGATGTTCACCCACGTGGGAGCCGCCGCCCCCGGCGACATCACCGCCCTGGACACCCACTGGATCTGGCAGGACGGGCAGGCCCTGACCCGCAGGCCCCTGCGGATCGAGGACGGCGCCGTCACCGTGCCCACCGCCCCCGGCCTGGGCGTGGAGCTGGACCGCGACGCCCTGGCCGCCGCGCACGAGCTGTACCTGGAGCACGGCCTGGGCGCGCGCGACGACGCCGCGGCCATGCGACACCTCGTCCCCGACTGGACCTTCGATCCCAAACGTCCCGCGATGGTGCGCTGA
- a CDS encoding aldehyde dehydrogenase (NADP(+)): MAEHTPDPKGTNTGTAADVLGPLVACAPVEGGAGTLRATDPATGEEFGEPVGLVDSGQIQEATRAAEQALDAFRAQSPAERADFLRRVADNIDALGDALVDRAVRESGLPRQRLTGERARTTGQLRMFADVVAQGDALGARIDPALPDRTPQPRPDLRLAHIPVGPVVVFGASNFPLAFSTAGGDTAAALAAGCPVIVKGHNAHPGTAALVGRAVADAVRESGLPGGVFSLLFGEGNGIGQELVADPRVKAVAFTGSRGGGLALMRVAAERPEPIPVFAEMSSVNPVFVLPGALAGQGAQDLAGAYVASLTLGSGQFCTNPGLVFVPSTPDGDRFVEAAARLVADATGQTMLTAPIAAAFRDGVEALEGRSEVVLRARGGEGEGPNAPAPALAEVSLADLTADPRLSEEVFGAAGTVVRYPDAAALPAALEGLEGQLTATLHADTGDADDLAAARALLPVLERRAGRVLFGGWPTGVEVTHAMVHGGPFPATSDGRGTSVGSLALHRFLRPVSYQDMPDALLPPALRQDNPWRLNRRVEGTVVPGGDPA, from the coding sequence ATGGCCGAGCACACTCCGGACCCGAAGGGCACGAACACGGGCACGGCCGCGGACGTCCTCGGACCGCTGGTGGCCTGCGCTCCCGTCGAGGGCGGGGCCGGGACCCTGCGCGCGACCGACCCCGCCACGGGGGAGGAGTTCGGCGAGCCCGTGGGCCTGGTGGACTCCGGCCAGATCCAGGAGGCCACCCGCGCCGCCGAGCAGGCCCTGGACGCCTTCCGCGCCCAGTCGCCAGCCGAGCGCGCCGACTTCCTGCGCCGCGTCGCCGACAACATCGACGCCCTGGGCGACGCGCTCGTGGACCGGGCGGTGCGCGAGAGCGGCCTGCCGCGCCAGCGCCTGACGGGGGAGCGGGCCCGCACCACCGGCCAGCTGCGCATGTTCGCCGACGTCGTGGCCCAGGGCGACGCCCTGGGCGCCCGCATCGACCCGGCGCTGCCCGACCGCACCCCCCAGCCCCGCCCCGACCTGCGCCTGGCGCACATCCCCGTCGGCCCCGTGGTGGTCTTCGGCGCGAGCAACTTCCCCCTGGCCTTCTCCACCGCCGGGGGCGACACGGCCGCGGCCCTGGCCGCCGGGTGCCCGGTGATCGTCAAGGGCCACAACGCCCACCCCGGCACCGCCGCGCTGGTCGGGCGCGCCGTGGCCGACGCGGTGCGCGAGAGCGGCCTGCCCGGCGGCGTGTTCTCCCTGTTGTTCGGGGAGGGCAACGGCATCGGACAGGAGCTGGTCGCCGACCCGCGCGTGAAGGCCGTGGCCTTCACCGGGTCGCGGGGCGGCGGGCTGGCCCTGATGCGGGTGGCGGCCGAGCGCCCCGAGCCGATCCCGGTCTTCGCCGAGATGTCCTCGGTCAACCCCGTGTTCGTGCTGCCCGGCGCGCTCGCCGGGCAGGGCGCCCAGGACCTGGCCGGGGCCTACGTCGCCTCGCTCACCCTGGGATCGGGGCAGTTCTGCACCAACCCCGGGCTGGTGTTCGTCCCCTCCACCCCGGACGGGGACCGGTTCGTGGAAGCCGCCGCGCGCCTGGTGGCCGACGCCACCGGCCAGACGATGCTCACCGCGCCCATCGCCGCGGCCTTCCGCGACGGGGTGGAGGCGCTGGAGGGGCGTTCGGAGGTCGTGCTGCGGGCCAGGGGCGGCGAGGGGGAGGGCCCCAACGCGCCGGCCCCGGCCCTGGCCGAGGTGTCCCTGGCCGACCTCACGGCCGACCCGCGCCTGAGCGAGGAGGTCTTCGGCGCCGCGGGCACGGTGGTGCGCTACCCCGACGCCGCCGCGCTGCCCGCCGCGCTGGAGGGGCTGGAGGGCCAGCTCACCGCGACCCTGCACGCCGACACCGGCGACGCCGACGACCTGGCGGCGGCGCGCGCCCTGCTGCCGGTGCTGGAGCGCCGCGCGGGCCGCGTCCTGTTCGGGGGCTGGCCCACTGGGGTGGAGGTGACCCACGCGATGGTCCACGGCGGCCCCTTCCCCGCCACCTCCGACGGCCGGGGCACCTCGGTGGGCAGCCTGGCCCTGCACCGGTTCCTGCGGCCGGTCAGCTACCAGGACATGCCCGACGCCCTGCTGCCGCCCGCACTGCGCCAGGACAACCCCTGGCGGCTGAACCGACGAGTCGAGGGCACCGTCGTGCCCGGAGGAGACCCCGCATGA
- the kdgD gene encoding 5-dehydro-4-deoxyglucarate dehydratase: MHPDDLAGRLRSGLLSFPVTHFDGDLAFDEERYREHLAWQASHDVAGLFAAGGTGEGFSLTPAEIDRVVRTAVDEVGGRVPVLAPATGGTAAAALQARAAQEAGADGILLMPPYLTEAGQPGLVEHVSAVCRATDLGVVVYSRANAVLDDRSVAELAERNPNLIGFKDGVGDIEAMTRVYARVGDRLVYIGGLPTAETFALPLLELGVSTYSSAMYNFAPEFALGFYADVQARDRESVYRKLNDFVIPYLDIRDRMRGYAVSIVKAGLDAAGRHGGPVRPPLTALTRAERDELSALVGKVA, translated from the coding sequence ATGCACCCAGACGACCTGGCCGGACGGCTCAGGTCCGGGCTCCTGTCCTTCCCCGTGACCCACTTCGACGGCGACCTGGCCTTCGACGAGGAGCGCTACCGGGAGCACCTGGCCTGGCAGGCCAGCCACGACGTGGCCGGGCTGTTCGCCGCCGGGGGCACCGGTGAGGGCTTCTCCCTCACCCCGGCCGAGATCGACCGCGTGGTGCGCACGGCGGTCGACGAGGTCGGGGGCCGGGTCCCGGTGCTCGCCCCGGCCACCGGCGGCACCGCGGCGGCCGCCCTGCAGGCCCGCGCCGCCCAGGAGGCGGGCGCGGACGGGATCCTGCTCATGCCGCCCTACCTCACCGAGGCCGGGCAGCCCGGCCTGGTCGAGCACGTCAGCGCGGTCTGCCGGGCCACCGACCTGGGGGTGGTCGTCTACAGCCGGGCCAACGCCGTGCTCGACGACCGCTCCGTGGCCGAGCTGGCCGAGCGCAACCCCAACCTCATCGGTTTCAAGGACGGCGTCGGCGACATCGAGGCGATGACCCGCGTCTACGCCCGGGTCGGCGACCGGCTGGTCTACATCGGCGGCCTGCCCACCGCGGAGACCTTCGCGCTGCCGCTGCTGGAGCTGGGGGTGAGCACCTACTCCTCGGCGATGTACAACTTCGCGCCCGAGTTCGCCCTGGGCTTCTACGCCGACGTGCAGGCCCGCGACAGGGAGTCGGTGTACCGCAAGCTCAACGACTTCGTCATCCCCTACCTGGACATCCGCGACCGCATGCGCGGCTACGCGGTCTCCATCGTCAAGGCCGGGCTCGACGCCGCGGGACGCCACGGCGGACCCGTCCGGCCGCCCCTGACCGCACTCACCCGGGCCGAGCGCGACGAGCTGTCCGCGCTGGTCGGAAAGGTTGCCTGA
- a CDS encoding LysR family transcriptional regulator, translating into MFSFDQLRGFVAVAEELHFGRAAERLSMTQPPLSRQIQKLERVVGVRLLERDRRHVVLTAAGEAFLIEARRLLSLAESAPDLARRISQGSRGTLRIGFTAASSYGLLGDMINSVERQLPEITVELFEMVTKEQAAALLSGEIDMGLARPPLDTDLFGSRVQLRERLLVAVPEAHPLARRTGPLSADDLVDVPLIMHSPIKARYFYDLVVGLLPIAHQNVVHTVSQVMTMVWLVAAGRGVAFVPASATGLGVAGVAYRELEGLPENPVELHLIWTHDSPNPVVPRVLQAWPAADGGGS; encoded by the coding sequence ATGTTCTCTTTCGACCAGTTGCGCGGTTTCGTCGCCGTCGCCGAGGAACTCCACTTCGGGCGGGCCGCGGAGCGGCTGTCCATGACCCAGCCCCCGCTCAGCCGCCAGATCCAGAAGCTCGAACGCGTCGTGGGCGTGCGCCTGCTGGAGCGCGACCGGCGCCACGTGGTCCTGACCGCGGCGGGGGAGGCCTTCCTGATCGAGGCCCGGCGTCTGCTGTCCCTGGCCGAGAGCGCGCCGGACCTGGCGCGGCGCATCTCCCAGGGGTCGCGGGGCACGCTGCGGATCGGCTTCACCGCGGCCTCCTCCTACGGCCTGCTCGGGGACATGATCAACTCCGTGGAGAGGCAGCTGCCGGAGATCACCGTCGAGCTGTTCGAGATGGTCACCAAGGAACAGGCCGCGGCCCTGCTCTCGGGTGAGATCGACATGGGCCTGGCCAGGCCGCCCCTGGACACCGACCTGTTCGGGTCGCGGGTCCAGCTCCGCGAGCGGTTGCTGGTCGCGGTGCCCGAGGCGCACCCGCTGGCGCGTCGCACGGGTCCGCTGTCCGCCGACGACCTGGTGGACGTGCCGCTGATCATGCACTCGCCGATCAAGGCCCGCTACTTCTACGACCTCGTGGTCGGCCTGCTGCCCATCGCCCACCAGAACGTGGTGCACACGGTCAGCCAGGTCATGACGATGGTCTGGCTCGTCGCCGCCGGACGCGGGGTCGCCTTCGTGCCCGCCTCGGCGACCGGTCTGGGCGTGGCGGGGGTGGCCTACCGCGAGCTGGAGGGGCTGCCCGAGAACCCCGTCGAACTCCACCTCATCTGGACCCACGACTCGCCCAATCCCGTCGTGCCGAGGGTGCTCCAGGCGTGGCCCGCCGCCGACGGAGGAGGCTCCTGA
- a CDS encoding Bug family tripartite tricarboxylate transporter substrate binding protein yields MPHRSRARRGAAPVLAAGLTVSLAACGGNLSGGGSAGGEFPRGPITVMVGQDPGGSTDLIARALADGAQEGLGVALPVVNTPGANGALAANELASQEPDGQNLLVINASLTAITPLAVSEEEAVDIADYEVVTGVSRDDYVLVTAASSDYDTLQDLVDSGDEVDYGTTGVGTGSQLSQALLFEQAGIPGTPVPFDGGSPTLTAVLGEQVDVASVQLGEAIAQIEAGEITPLATFAEERNQYLPDVPSAVEAGYDVRVSQYRAVVAPQGTPEEVVERLRTAFTEVFASDAYQEFNENNLLTPHELEPAELTEEWSSFAQEYASMVEEYGIDMGEGR; encoded by the coding sequence ATGCCGCACAGGAGCCGCGCCCGCCGGGGCGCGGCCCCGGTCCTCGCAGCGGGGCTCACCGTGTCGCTGGCGGCCTGCGGCGGGAACCTGTCCGGCGGGGGCTCCGCCGGGGGCGAGTTCCCCCGGGGGCCGATCACCGTGATGGTCGGACAGGACCCGGGCGGCAGCACCGACCTCATCGCCCGAGCGCTGGCCGACGGCGCGCAGGAGGGGCTCGGCGTCGCGCTCCCCGTGGTCAACACCCCCGGCGCCAACGGCGCCCTGGCCGCCAACGAACTCGCCTCCCAGGAGCCCGACGGCCAGAACCTGCTCGTCATCAACGCCTCCCTCACCGCGATCACCCCTCTGGCGGTCTCGGAGGAGGAGGCGGTCGACATCGCCGACTACGAGGTCGTCACCGGCGTCTCACGCGACGACTACGTGCTCGTCACCGCGGCCTCCTCCGACTACGACACCCTCCAGGACCTCGTCGACTCCGGCGACGAGGTCGACTACGGCACCACCGGGGTGGGCACCGGCAGCCAGCTGTCCCAGGCGCTGCTGTTCGAGCAGGCCGGGATCCCGGGCACCCCCGTCCCCTTCGATGGCGGCTCCCCCACCCTGACCGCCGTCCTGGGCGAGCAGGTGGACGTGGCCTCGGTCCAGCTCGGCGAGGCGATCGCCCAGATCGAGGCCGGTGAGATCACCCCCCTGGCCACCTTCGCCGAGGAACGCAACCAGTACCTGCCCGACGTCCCCAGCGCGGTCGAGGCCGGGTACGACGTGCGGGTCTCGCAGTACCGGGCCGTGGTCGCCCCCCAGGGCACGCCCGAGGAGGTCGTGGAGCGGCTGCGCACGGCGTTCACCGAGGTCTTCGCCAGCGACGCCTACCAGGAGTTCAACGAGAACAACCTGCTCACCCCGCACGAGCTGGAGCCCGCCGAGCTGACCGAGGAGTGGTCCTCCTTCGCACAGGAGTACGCCTCCATGGTGGAGGAGTACGGCATCGACATGGGCGAGGGCCGGTGA
- a CDS encoding tripartite tricarboxylate transporter TctB family protein — protein sequence MARDAAPAGPEPGAQQADPQRVGPEGADRERVVPERTVPEGVVPERTVPEEAAPEGAGSRKAGTQEAQSQEAQSQETAPDPEEEEPPKPLGPWANTAVALTVIALGAAGIAGSWALGPGTPADPGSGTWPLLVSAAIAALGVVLLGLTRRTDDTEVFSASSWKVLAGVATMVGFVAVVGVIGFEIPSALLAFVWLRFLGGESWRLSAIASVLIVVAFYVVFVGLLAVPIPHLF from the coding sequence GTGGCACGGGACGCCGCGCCCGCGGGCCCGGAACCCGGCGCGCAACAGGCCGATCCGCAGCGTGTCGGGCCGGAGGGGGCCGACCGGGAGCGGGTCGTTCCGGAGCGGACCGTTCCAGAGGGGGTCGTTCCGGAGCGCACCGTTCCGGAGGAAGCCGCTCCGGAGGGGGCCGGGTCGCGGAAGGCCGGAACGCAGGAGGCCCAGTCGCAGGAGGCCCAGTCGCAGGAGACCGCGCCCGACCCGGAGGAGGAGGAACCGCCGAAGCCCCTGGGCCCCTGGGCCAACACCGCGGTGGCCCTGACCGTCATCGCCCTGGGCGCGGCCGGGATCGCCGGGTCCTGGGCGCTCGGCCCGGGCACCCCCGCCGACCCCGGCTCGGGCACCTGGCCCCTGCTCGTCAGCGCGGCGATCGCCGCGCTGGGCGTGGTCCTGCTGGGGCTGACCCGCCGCACCGACGACACCGAGGTCTTCTCCGCCTCCTCCTGGAAGGTCCTGGCCGGGGTCGCCACCATGGTCGGCTTCGTCGCCGTGGTCGGCGTGATCGGCTTCGAGATCCCCTCGGCGCTCCTGGCCTTCGTGTGGCTGCGCTTCCTCGGGGGCGAGTCGTGGCGCCTGTCCGCCATCGCCTCGGTCCTGATCGTGGTCGCCTTCTACGTCGTCTTCGTCGGCCTGCTGGCCGTGCCGATCCCCCACCTCTTCTAG
- a CDS encoding tripartite tricarboxylate transporter permease: MDSLTPMINGFGVVLEPVNLLYCLIGVVVGMLVGVLPGLGPAATIAILLPLTFGLEPVTAIIMLAGIFYGTQYGGTITSVLLRLPGEASSVVTVFDGHMLARQGRAGTALGIAAVGSFVGGTVSIVALSLVAPLVASFALDFGPPEYTALALLGILLVSTVGNGSRIKAVIAAGVGLLLATVGLDTFTGAERFTFDSMALSDGIDFVPIAMGLFGIGEILHSLEERHRAPKKPLKVTNTWPSRKDLRQSSGAIGRGSLIGFALGILPGGGATLSSLAAYAMEKRRSRDPERFGRGAVEGVAAPETANNAAATSSFIPLLTLGIPANATMAIIFGALLIQGVPPGPELVTQEPELFWGVINSMYIGNILLLIMSIPLVGLFVRILRVRPTILAPITVLITLVGVYTVRNNVFDIVLVVVFGLLGYLMKKFGFDPGPLVLAFVLGSLLESSLRRSLLLFDGDPTGFLTRPISGTLLLLLAVVIVLPLTRALWRWYRGRVDGSSSGSGSASGGASGSGDGGGSGAGEGRSEEPAGRTDA; this comes from the coding sequence ATGGATTCCCTGACACCCATGATCAACGGGTTCGGTGTCGTCCTCGAACCGGTCAACCTGCTCTACTGCCTGATCGGCGTCGTGGTCGGCATGCTGGTCGGGGTCCTGCCCGGGCTCGGGCCCGCGGCCACGATCGCGATCCTGCTCCCCCTGACCTTCGGCCTCGAACCGGTGACCGCGATCATCATGCTCGCGGGCATCTTCTACGGCACCCAGTACGGGGGGACGATCACCTCGGTCCTGCTGCGCCTGCCCGGCGAGGCGTCCTCGGTGGTGACGGTCTTCGACGGCCACATGCTGGCCCGCCAGGGCCGGGCCGGGACGGCGCTGGGCATCGCGGCCGTGGGCTCGTTCGTGGGCGGGACCGTGTCGATCGTGGCCCTGTCCCTGGTCGCGCCCCTGGTGGCGAGCTTCGCCCTGGACTTCGGCCCGCCCGAGTACACCGCGCTGGCGCTGCTGGGCATCCTGCTGGTGTCCACCGTCGGCAACGGCAGCCGGATCAAGGCGGTCATCGCCGCCGGCGTGGGCCTGCTGCTGGCCACGGTCGGGCTGGACACCTTCACCGGCGCCGAACGCTTCACCTTCGACTCCATGGCGCTGTCCGACGGGATCGACTTCGTGCCGATCGCGATGGGCCTGTTCGGCATCGGGGAGATCCTGCACAGCCTGGAGGAACGCCACCGGGCGCCGAAGAAGCCCCTCAAGGTCACCAACACCTGGCCCTCGCGCAAGGACCTGCGCCAGTCGTCGGGCGCGATCGGGCGGGGTTCGCTCATCGGCTTCGCGCTGGGCATCCTGCCCGGCGGAGGCGCCACCCTGTCCTCCCTGGCGGCCTACGCGATGGAGAAGCGGCGCTCACGCGACCCCGAGCGCTTCGGCAGGGGCGCGGTGGAGGGCGTCGCCGCTCCCGAGACGGCCAACAACGCCGCCGCCACCTCCTCGTTCATCCCGCTGCTGACCCTGGGCATCCCGGCGAACGCGACGATGGCGATCATCTTCGGCGCGCTGCTCATCCAGGGTGTGCCGCCGGGACCGGAGCTGGTGACCCAGGAGCCGGAGCTGTTCTGGGGCGTCATCAACTCGATGTACATCGGCAACATCCTGCTGCTGATCATGAGCATTCCGCTGGTGGGGCTGTTCGTGCGGATCCTGCGGGTGCGCCCGACGATCCTGGCGCCCATCACGGTGCTGATCACGCTGGTGGGCGTGTACACGGTGCGCAACAACGTGTTCGACATCGTGCTGGTGGTGGTCTTCGGACTGTTGGGCTACCTGATGAAGAAGTTCGGCTTCGACCCGGGGCCGCTGGTGCTGGCCTTCGTCCTGGGTTCGCTGCTGGAGAGCTCGCTGCGCCGGTCACTGCTGCTCTTCGACGGGGACCCCACGGGGTTCCTGACCCGGCCGATCTCGGGAACGCTGTTGCTGCTGTTGGCGGTGGTGATCGTGCTGCCGCTGACGCGCGCTCTGTGGCGGTGGTACCGGGGCCGGGTCGATGGCAGTAGCAGTGGCAGTGGCAGTGCCAGTGGTGGTGCCAGTGGCAGTGGTGACGGCGGCGGT